A window of Callospermophilus lateralis isolate mCalLat2 chromosome 13, mCalLat2.hap1, whole genome shotgun sequence contains these coding sequences:
- the Ptpn7 gene encoding tyrosine-protein phosphatase non-receptor type 7, giving the protein MVQARGGRSRALWPTSSLGAAKMTQPPPAKAPAKKHVRLQERRGSNVALMLDVRSLGTVEPICSVNTPREVTLHFLRTAGHPLTCWALQHQPPSPKQLEEEFLKIPSNFVNPEDLDIPGHASKDRYKTILPNPQSRVCLSRVQSQEDGDYINANYIRGYDGQEKVYIATQGPMPNTVSDFWEMVWQEEVCLIVMLTQLREGKEKCVHYWPTEEETYGPFQIRIQDTKECPEYTVRQLTIQHQEECRSVKHILFSAWPDHQTPESAGPLLRLVAEVEDSPETAANTGPIVVHCSAGIGRTGCFIATRIGCQQLKARGEVDILGIVCQLRLDRGGMIQTAEQYQFLHHTLALYAAQLPQEPSP; this is encoded by the exons ATGGTCCAGGCCCGTGGGGGGCGCTCCAGAGCACTGTGGCCGACCTCATCTTTAGGGGCAGCCAAGATGACCCAACCTCCACCTGCCAAAGCACCAGCCAAGAAGCATGTGCGGCTACAGGAGAG GCGGGGCTCCAATGTGGCTCTGATGCTGGATGTGCGCTCCCTGGGCACCGTGGAGCCCATCTGCTCGGTGAACACACCCCGGGAGGTCACCCTACACTTTCTGCGCACAGCTGGACACCCCCTGACCTGCTGGGCCCTGCAGCACCAGCCACCCAGCCCCAAGCAACTGGAGGAGGAATTCTTG AAGATCCCCTCAAACTTCGTCAACCCTGAAGACCTGGATATCCCTGGTCACGCCTCCAAGGACCGGTACAAGACCATCTTGCCAA ATCCTCAGAGCCGTGTCTGTCTCAGTCGGGTGCAGAGCCAGGAGGATGGAGATTACATCAACGCCAACTACATCCGA GGCTACGATGGGCAGGAGAAGGTCTATATCGCGACCCAGGGTCCCATGCCCAACACCGTGTCAGACTTCTGGGAGATGGTGTGGCAAGAAGAAGTGTGCCTTATTGTCATGCTCACTCAGCTCCGAGAGGGCAAGGAG AAATGTGTCCACTACTGGCCCACAGAAGAGGAAACCTATGGACCCTTCCAGATACGCATCCAGGATACCAAAGAGTGCCCAGAATACACTGTGCGGCAGCTCACCATCCAG CACCAGGAGGAATGCCGGTCAGTTAAACACATCCTCTTCTCAGCCTGGCCTGACCACCAGACGCCGGAATCAGCCGGGCCCCTGCTGCGCCTGGTGGCTGAGGTGGAGGACAGCCCAGAGACAGCTGCCAACACCGGGCCCATCGTGGTCCACTGCAG TGCAGGGATTGGCCGGACAGGCTGCTTCATAGCCACCCGAATTGGCTGCCAACAGCTGAAGGCCCGAGGGGAAGTGGACATTCTGGGCATTGTGTGCCAACTGCGGCTAGACAG AGGAGGAATGATCCAGACTGCGGAGCAATACCAGTTCCTGCACCACACTTTGGCCCTATATGCAGCCCAGCTGCCCCAGGAACCCAGCCCCTGA